A single genomic interval of Arachis duranensis cultivar V14167 chromosome 7, aradu.V14167.gnm2.J7QH, whole genome shotgun sequence harbors:
- the LOC127740619 gene encoding uncharacterized protein LOC127740619, which yields MDVDLGKSICTCRFWQITGMPCVHACATISKINRNPEDFCHHWLTMEAYRDTYKHSLNPIPGQDLWERSEQNRSHAPKMKRKPGPITQKDGKMLMKSHLMSRSQKLKSS from the exons ATGGATGTTGACTTGGGAAAGAGCATATGCACCTGTAGGTTTTGGCAAATAACAG GCATGCCGTGTGTCCATGCATGTGCAACCATCTCCAAGATAAATCGAAATCCTGAGGATTTTTGTCATCATTGGCTGACCATGGAAGCCTATAGAGATACGTACAAGCACTCTCTCAATCCAATACCAGGACAAGATCTTTGGGAGAGAAGTGAACAAAATAGGTCCCATGCACCTAAAATGAAGCGAAAGCCAGGGCCGATAACCCAAAAAGACGGAAAGATGCTGATGAAGAGCCATCTAATGTCAAGAAGTCAAAAACTGAAATCAAGTTGA